In one Chryseobacterium camelliae genomic region, the following are encoded:
- a CDS encoding recombination protein NinG yields MKEIKPKKCAVCGEEFVPFRTTQRVCGTTCAISFGKSNIQKQNAKAWQKEKKVRKEKLKTHKDFLKDLEKLVNEFIRIRDKDQPCISCGATAGNYTMSAGHYFPVGSYGNVRFDEDNIHGQCWFNCNKNKHGNLAEYTLMLPGRIGNERFEQLQVRAKQTTLKMSIPEIKEKIEYYRKKIKEMKSDEVWG; encoded by the coding sequence ATGAAGGAGATAAAGCCGAAGAAATGCGCAGTGTGTGGAGAAGAATTTGTTCCATTTAGAACAACTCAAAGAGTATGTGGTACGACCTGCGCAATTTCTTTCGGAAAGTCAAATATTCAAAAGCAAAACGCTAAAGCTTGGCAGAAAGAGAAGAAGGTCAGGAAGGAAAAGCTTAAGACTCACAAAGATTTTTTGAAGGATCTTGAAAAGTTGGTTAACGAGTTTATTCGTATAAGAGACAAAGATCAACCATGTATTAGTTGTGGAGCCACGGCCGGAAACTATACAATGTCAGCGGGCCATTATTTTCCGGTTGGGAGTTATGGGAATGTTCGGTTTGATGAAGATAACATCCACGGACAGTGCTGGTTTAACTGTAACAAGAATAAACACGGGAATTTAGCAGAATACACGTTAATGTTACCGGGAAGAATCGGGAATGAAAGATTTGAACAGCTTCAAGTAAGAGCTAAACAAACCACTCTTAAAATGTCAATTCCGGAAATAAAAGAAAAGATTGAATATTACCGTAAAAAGATAAAGGAGATGAAGAGCGACGAGGTATGGGGTTGA
- a CDS encoding terminase, which yields MAKKIEENEGRTVGRPSDFKSEYLELAYNYCLLGATDKNLATFFNVCEATINNWKNEYPEFLESIKKGKDIADARIASKLFDRAAGAEIQKQQAFKVKEILYENGKRVKETEKIEVVDITEVIAPDTTAAIFWLKNRKPEYWKDKQEHIVESSVTMKDPPKWNVVDASKK from the coding sequence ATGGCAAAGAAGATTGAAGAGAATGAAGGGAGAACCGTAGGCAGGCCAAGCGATTTCAAAAGTGAGTATTTAGAACTTGCTTACAACTATTGTTTGTTAGGTGCTACTGATAAGAATTTAGCGACCTTTTTTAACGTTTGTGAGGCAACAATTAATAATTGGAAAAACGAATATCCTGAATTTTTAGAGTCCATAAAAAAAGGCAAAGATATAGCTGATGCTCGTATAGCTAGCAAATTATTTGACCGAGCTGCAGGAGCAGAAATTCAGAAACAACAGGCGTTTAAAGTTAAAGAGATTTTATACGAAAACGGAAAGAGAGTAAAAGAGACCGAAAAGATTGAAGTAGTGGATATAACAGAGGTAATTGCTCCTGACACAACAGCAGCAATTTTTTGGCTAAAGAATCGTAAACCTGAATACTGGAAAGATAAACAAGAACATATTGTGGAATCTTCTGTGACAATGAAAGATCCTCCAAAATGGAATGTAGTTGATGCATCTAAAAAATGA